Part of the Chromatiaceae bacterium genome is shown below.
AAAGCGGTCAACGCGCACGTCCACCAGCGCAAGCTGGTCGAAGACGTCCGCCGTGTACTGTTCGTTGTCGACGCCGGCCGCGAGTATGGATTCGGTCACCTGATGCGTTGCCGGGAGCTGGCGGGACAACTGGTCGAACGCCTCGGCTGGCCGGTGGCCTTCGCGCTCGACGACCCGGATGCCGCGGGGCTCGTCGAGGCATGTGGTTTCAGCGTGTTCTGGGGCGCCGCAGGGCGCAGGGTGCGCAGTACCGGGGCGGGACGACCCCCGCACGGGCTCGAGGCCGTGGTACCGGCTCACGACCTGGTCGTCGTCGACATCTCGGTGCGTCGGACACTCGACCCCGGCTGGCGCGACGCGTTCGCCCCCACAGTGCCGGCGGTGGTCGTGGACCGCGAGGATGCCATGGCGGCCGAGGCCGACCTGATCCTGTATCCGGGGGTATCCGGCAGGGTGAACGCCTCGCGCGGCGGACTGCCGCCGATCGTCGAAGGCCTGGAGCATGTCGTGCTCCGGCGCGAGGTGCGGCGCTATCGCGACCTGCGGCGCGACCGGGACATCGATCTGCTGGCCTATCTCGCCGATCCGGATCGACGCCGCGAGGTCGCGGAACTGGCGGTGCGGCGTGGCTGGCGCTGTGTCCTGCCGGAAGGCTTCGACGACCGCTTCCCCGAACTGCTGTCGCGCAGCCGGGCATTTCTCAGCGGGTATGGGCACAGCTTCTACGAGGCGGTCGCGCTGGGTGTCCATCCGGTCGCGTGGCCGCTTTCGACCGCCCACGCGGCCGATGCGGCGGCTTTCTACCGCGCGCTGGGCATGGCGCCCCGCGTCGTCGATTCCGCGGGCGGCCTGGGCGACCTGCTCGAGCCGATTGTCGCCGGACGGGTCGCGGCATTGCCCGCGCTCGATGACGGCACACCGCGGATTGTCGCCCGATTGCAAGCGCTGGCGAACGAATGGGGATGACAAGGGGCCGCCTGTCCGGCGTGCAGGCGATCGTGTTCGACCTGGACGACACCCTGTATGCGCAGGTCGACTTCAAGAGGAGCGGCTTCCGGGCTGTCGCGTCCTGGCTTGCCGGCACCAGCGGCGTCGACGAAGGTGCCATGTACCAAGCGTTGAGCGAACAGCTGGACAGGCTGGGGCCGTCCCACCCGGCGATCGTCGATCACGCCCTGCGCCGGGTGCCGTCACCGCTGCCGCCGGTCGACGAGATCGTCGAGAAGTTCCGCACGCACCGACCGGATATCGCACTGTATCCTGGGGTGCGGTCGATGCTGGTCGCGCTGCGACGCGACTTTCCACTCGGGCTGCTGAGTGACGGTCTGGCCACGGTGCAACGCAACAAGATCGCCGCGCTCGGGCTTGCGACCCTCGTCGACCATGTGTTGTTGAGCGATGAGTATGGCAGCGCTAAACCCGACCCGGCGCTGTTCGAACGGCTCGAACAGTGGTTCGGCGTGCCGGGCGACCGGATGCTCTACGTCGGCGACAATCCGCACAAGGATTTCATCGGCGCACGCATGCGGGGCTGGTGTACGGTGCGCGTCGCATCCGGGGAGCATGCAGCGGCGCAGGTGCCGGCAGCACAGCAGGCCGACTTCGTGATCGCCGGGGTCGGCGATCTTCCGGCGCTGCTGGCGACCGCGCGCGGTGTATTGTCGCAATGACGCCGCGGCTGCTGATCCCTTCGGTTGGTGGCAAGTCCGACTTGGTTCGCCTGCTGGGTGATGCCGTGCGGACACGTGGTGGGCAGTTGTTCGGTAGTGACCTGAACGACGCGGCACCGGCACTCGCGTGGCTCGACCGGCGCCTCGATCTGCCGGGGTTCGATGACCCGCGCTTCTGGGCCGCCGTGCGCGCCGCGGTTCTCGAACACCGCATCACCGGCGTGGTCCCGGTCAGAGATGCGGAACTCGCCGGTTGGGCCGCGCAGGCCGAGGCCGGCGTGCTCGATCTGCGCGTTATGACGTCCCCGGCGCAGACGCTGCGCACCTGCATTGACAAGCGACTGCTGTACCAGGCGGCCGAAGCCGCCGGCATCGCCTGCCCGGCCTGGCGAGTGCGCGAACCGGACGGGCGCCTCACCGGCCTGAGGTTTCCTGTCATACTGAAGCCGGTCTTCGGTTCGGGCTCGCGCGACACGTGTGTCGTCGACCGTTCCGGCGACCTCCCGGTCGGCGCCGACGGGTCGCGCACGCTGCGGCTCGTCCAGGAATTCAAATCCGGACCCGAGTACAGCGTCGACTGCTTCGCAGAGCGCGATGGCGTTCTGCGCGCCTGTTTCGTGCGCGAGCGGACCCTGGTCGCGTTTGGGCAGTCGATTGCCGGGACCGCGGTCGACGACCCGGAACTGGTGGCGCTCTGTCATTCGATGGCCCGAGCCCTGCCGTTTCGGGGGGTGGTGAACTTCCAGTTCATCAGAGACGCCGACGGCGCCTGGCTGATCGACCTCAATCCGCGGTTTCCGGGCGGAATCGCGATCACCGAAGCGGCCGGTTTCCCGCTGTGCGAGTGGACGGTGCAGGCATTGGCGGACTGACCGCAGATCGCGCAGCCCGCGGGACAGCGATGCCGGGGCTCGTGTTGGCGCGAAACCGGCCGCTACAGGTGGGTGATGTGGACGATCCCACGGCGGCCGCCGTGGGAAGAACAAAGAGGCATGCAGAGGAGCAGAGGCGCAAACCATGCGGGGATATTCGACGACCAAGAGGGTACTGGTTACCGGCGGGGCAGGGTTCCTGGGCTCGCACCTCTGCGAGCGGTTGATCCGCGACGGGTGCGATGTACTGTGTGTCGACAACCTCTACACGGGCACCAAGCGCAACATCGCACACCTGCTTTGCCACCCGCGGTTCGAGTTCATGCGCCACGACGTGACGTTCCCGCTCTACGTGGAGGTTGACGAGATCTACAACCTCGCCTGCCCGGCGTCGCCGATCCACTACCAGCACGATCCGGTGCAGACCACCAAGACCAGCGTGCACGGCGCCATCAATATGCTGGGGCTGGCCAAGCGGACCAAGGCACGCATCCTCCAGGCGTCCACCAGCGAGGTGTACGGCGACCCGGAGGTGCACCCGCAGTGTGAGTCGTACTGGGGCAAGGTCAACCCGATCGGCGAGCGCGCCTGCTATGACGAGGGCAAACGCTGTGCGGAAACCCTGTTCTTCGATTACCACCGCCAGCACGGCCTGGAGATCAAGGTCGCACGGATCTTCAATACCTATGGCCCGCGTATGCACCCGAACGACGGCAGGGTGGTGAGCAACTTCATCGTCCAGGCTTTGCAGAATGCACCGATAACGCTTTACGGTGCAGGCTCTCAGACGCGCTCGTTCTGCTATGTCGACGATCTCATCGACGGAATGATTCGCCTGATGGAATCACCGCCGGAATTGGTCGGTCCGGTCAACCTGGGCAACCCGATCGAGGTGTCGGTCAAGGCGCTTGCCGAAATGGTCATCGAGCTGTCCGGTTCGACTTCGCCGATGCGGCATCTTTCGCTACCGGCGGACGATCCACGGCGGCGCAGACCGGATATCTCGGCGGCACGGGAAAGGCTGGATTGGCATCCGCAAACTGAGCTCGCGGCCGGTCTCGAGAAGACCATCGCCTATTTCCGGCAGATGTTGGACGAGCTACCCGGTGATACGACCGCGGCGTTCGAGGAACTGTTCAGGGCCGCCGAGTGAGTCCGCAGCCCGTGCTCCGCGGCGATGCCGCGGCATCTCTGTCGCATCGTGCTGTCGCGTACCCCATGAGCAGTGACCCGCGATGAAGATAATCGGAATGGTCCCGGCGCGGATTGGCAGCAAACGGCTTGCGGCCAAGAACCTGAAACGGTTGCAGGGGCGGCCGTTGCTCGCGATCGCGGTGCAGAAGTGCCTCGACGCGGGGGTGTTCGACGAGATCTGGGTGAACGCGGACGATCCGGCGTTCGAGCGGATCGCCGTGGACATGGGAGTCCGCTATCACCCGCGCCCCGCGCATCTGGCCGACGACAATGCCACCAGCGAGGAGTACGTGCAGGAGTTCCTCGAGGTACACCCCTGCGACCTGCTCGTGCAGGTCCATTCGATTGCTCCGGCGATTGGACATTCGACCGTGGCGCGGTTTGTCGAGGCGTTCCGCTCGGCAGACGCGGATGTGATGCTGAGCGTCGTGCATGAACCGTTGGAATGCCTGTATGAGGGCAGGCCGGTGAACTTCTCGATGGCGTCCAAGCAGAATTCTCAGGACCTGCGCGTCCTCGAGCGGATAACATGGGGATTGACCGGGTGGCGGCGATCGGTTTACCTCGATGCCGCGGCACAGGGCCGCTGTGCGACCTGGTACGGCAGAATAGCGACATTTCCACTGACCCGGTTCGAGGGTCATGTCATCAAGACCGAGGAAGACCTGCAGCTTGCGGAGTGCATGTTGCAGGCACCGATCGCGGAGCACGGCGGCGGGTGATGCACGCGACGGAGGGTGTATGGGTTTCTATGCCGACTATGTAGACAAGATCAACCGCGCGCTGATGAGCGCACGCGTCAGTGTGGACGGCATCGAGATCGATGCCGAACACGGGATGCGTCGCTGGTGCGACCTGACCCATGCATTGCGCGAGGCGGCGGGTACCATCTTCTTTATCGGCAACGGTGCCAGTGCCAGCATGGCGAGCCACATGTCGGCGGACGCCTGCAAGAATGGAGGGCTGCGCTGCTCCTGCTTCAACGAGATATCGTTGCTGACGGCGATTGCGAACGACGTCTCTTACGATCAGGCGTTCGCGGTCCCACTGCGGCGGTTCGGGCGTGCCGGCGACATTCTGGTCGCGATCAGCAGCTCGGGAAATTCGCCGAACATCGTGCGCGCGATCGAAGCGGCGAAGGATATCGGCCTCCAGGTGGTGACGTTGACCGGGATGTCGGCGGACAACCAGGCCCGCGCGGGCGGCCATCTGAATTTCTACGTGCCCGCCCAGGAATATGGTCACGTCGAGTCGAGTCACCAGGTGATCCTGCACAGTTGGCTCGATCAGTATCTGCAGGAACGCGAGGAGCCACGGGGCAAGTGGGGATGAAGGTCATCGTCGGCGCATCGACGTTCGCGGACGCCGATCCGGCGCCGCTGGAACTGCTTCAGAAGCACGGTATCGAGGTGGTGCGCAACCCCTATGGCCGGCGCATGGATGCCGAGGAGATCACCGCCCTGCTGCACGATGCCGACGGGTTGCTGGCGGGCCTCGAACCTCTGCACGCCGAAGTCCTCGGACAGGCCCCGATTCTGAAGGCCCTGGCGCGCATCGGCATCGGCATGGACAACGTCGACGTCGCGTTTGCCGAAGCGCGCGGGATTCGTGTATCGAACACGCCGGATGGCCCGACCCAGGCCGTTGCCGAGTTGGCTTTGGCCGCGTTGATGAGCCTGCTTCGCAACCTGACACAGGCGAACGAGGCACTGCACCGGGGCGAATGGGACAAGCGGATCGGCATCGGTCTGCAGGGTCTCAAGGTGCTTTTGGTCGGCTACGGCCGGATCGGCGCCCGCTTCGGCGGCATGCTGCATGGTCTCGGCGCCGAGGTCATGGCCTGCGACCCGGGCGTCGCTGACCGAGCCTTTGCGCCGGTACGCCGTGTCACGTTCGATCAGGGACTGGCAGAGGCTCAGGTCATCAGCCTGCACGCCAGCGGCAATGAGGTCATCCTCGATCAGGCCGCGTTCGATCGCATCGATCACCCGGTCATGCTGTTGAACTGTGCGCGTGCCGGGCTGATCGAAGAGCGCGCCCTGCTGTCCGCCTTGCACAATGGCAAGGTGACGAAGGCGTGGCTGGACGTGTTCTGGGCCGAGCCCTATACCGGGCCGCTCCAGGAGTTTCCGCAGGTCCTGATGACCCCTCACGTCAGTTCGTATACGCGGCAATGCCGGCTGGACATGGAGATGCAGGCAGTGCGCAACCTGCTGCGCGATCTACGGGTCGGCAATGCCTGATTTCATCGACGAACTGCGGGTCGCGGAGCGTGCGGCGCTCGCCGCGGGGAAATGGCTGGGTCAATTGCCGCTGTCTGAACGTGCCGTCGACAGTGCCGAGGGTCGTGATATCAAGCTCGCTGCCGACCGCGAAGCGGAGCGCATCATACTGCAGGCGCTTTCCGCGAGCGGACGCCCGGTGCTTTCCGAGGAACAGGGCACAATCGGTCAGGTGGGAACGGAGTCGCCGTACTGGGTCGTCGACCCGCTTGACGGCACGATGAACTTCAAGCGCGGCCTGGGTCTCGAGTGCGTTTCGATCGCGCTTTGGCGCCGCAGCGAACCCCTGCTCGGCGTGGTGTACGATTTTGACCGCGACGAATTGTTCAGCGGACTCGTTGGGCATGGCGCCTGGTGCAATGCGCAGCCGATCCGGGTTTCGGGGCTTGACGACCGCGGCCAGGCGGTGCTGGCCACGGGTTTTCCGGTGGGTCGCGACTATGCCGCAGATGCACTTGCCGCGTTCGTCGGCGGGATCCAGTCTTTCAAGAAGGTACGCATGCTGGGCACCGCGGCGTTGTCGCTCGCCTACCTCGCCAGCGGGCGGCTCGATGCGTACTGGGAGGACGGCATTCGTTTATGGGACGTGGCCGCCGGCCTTGCGCTGGTCGAGGCCGCGGGCGGCTGGTCGCGTCACCGTGCCGTCGCCAACCTCGCGTTTCAGATGGATGTGAAGGCGGCCGCGAATGCGGCGCTGTTCGACCGGGAGGCGTGATGATTCGTTACCAGGACATGGATCCCTCGGTGACCCAGGACAGCCTGCACCCACACGCGGTGTTTCATGAGGAGCTCGTGCTCGCCCGGCACTTCACCGAACATGCCACACAACCCGGGGGGCTGGATCCCTGTCCAGTGTCCGGACAGGTCCGCTACGAGATCTTTTTCGAGAAATGGGGCAGGGCCTACGCATTCTGTCCCCAGACCTGGAGCCTGGCATTGGCCAGTCTGCCTTCACGGGCGGATCTGCAGGACTATTTCCACACGTCCGATCTGTCGCGACTCAGGTGCACGACGGCATATCAAACGCAGCTTACCGCCAGGAGGCATCAGCTCTGGCGCCATCTGGCAGACTGGGTCGAGGGGCGCGTGCAGCGCTACCTGCGCAAAGACGCCGTCGACCTGATCGACTGGGGCAGCAAGGCCAGCGGCTGGTCGGAGATGCTGGGACGCGCCGGCTGGGTCCGGCGGCTGTCGGTTGTCGATCCGTTGCCACCCGTACAGGAGCGCGACGACGGTGGCGACGCCGATCTGGTCTGCCTGTTCGACGTGATACAACGCAGCGCGGAGCCGGCCCGCCTTCTCGGGGAGGTCGCACGGCGGATGCGGCCGGGTGGCCTACTGTTGGCCAGCTGCCGCTCGGGTACGGGGTTCGATGTGCTGACCCTCGGTGGCGCGTCGAACTCCATCTTCCCGTTCGATCATGTGTGCCTGCCGTCGCCGGAAGGCATGCGTGGCTTGCTGCAGCAATCGGGCCTCGAGTTGTTGGAGCTGACAACGCCGGGCATGCTCGATATCCAGTTGGTCCGTGCGGCGGAGCAGGAACTGCCCCGCGATCGCTACTTTCAACGCTACCTGCTGGAGCATGGAGGCCCCGAGATGGACGAGCGCTTCCAGTTGTTTCTGCAGCAGAACAATCTCAGTTCGCATCTGCGCGTCGTTGCGCGCAAGCCACGGGAGGCGGCATGAACGGGAGGCCGCTGCGTACGGCGATCATCGGGATGGGCAAGATGGGGTGCATCCGCAAGGTCGAGCTGGATCGCCACCCGGGCTTCGAAGTGGTGGCGCTGTGTGACCTGGATCCCGCAGTCGGCCAGTCGCACCCGGCGCTGTCTTTCTACGACGACTGGCGCCGGGTATTCGCGCTCGACCTCGATGCCGTCGTGGTATGCACCTTCAACAACGTCGCCCCCGACGTCATCTGCATGGCCCTCGATCATGGCCTTCACGTGTTCTGCGAGAAGCCGCCGGGCCGGAGCGTGGCCGATGTGCAGCGGATCATCCGACATCAGCGCAACGCGGCCGGACCGATCGTCAAGTTCGGCTTCAATCACCGTTTCCATTACGCGATCATGGAGGCGCGGTCGCTGATCGAAAGTGGACGTTATGGTCGCCTGCTGTGGGCGCGCGGCGTCTACGGCAAGGCGGGTGGCCTGGCGTTTGAGAACTCGTGGCGATCGGATCGCGAGCTGGCCGGTGGCGGTATCCTGCTCGATCAGGGGATCCACATGCTCGACCTGATGCTGCTGTTTCTCGGTGAGTTCACCGAGGTCAAGAGCATGGTGGAGAACGCGTTCTGGAAGAATATCCCGTTCGAAGACAACGCATTTGCGCTGATGCGCACCGCGGACGGGCGCGTTGCAATGGTCCATTCGAGCGCAACACAATGGAAGCACAAGTTCTCCCTCGATCTGTTTCTCGAGGATGGCTACGTGTGCGTCAACGGGATCCTCTCGTCGACGCGAAGCTACGGCGAGGAGAGCATCACCTTCGCGCGCCGCCAGTTCGAAGACGAGGCGCGCGCCATGGGCAAACCGCGTGAAGAGACCATCTACTTCGACCAGGACGACTCCTGGCGGCTCGAGATCGAAGAGTTCTACGACTGCATCACGGGTCGGTCGGAGATAAGCGGCGGTGGAACGACAGACGCGCTGATGGTGATGCAACTGATTGAGCAGATCTATGCAGCGGGTGGAGAGTGCCGCGGCACCGACAGGATACCGGGTCTCGCCCTCGGCGAGTGAGTGCGCAATCCATGGAGCCGGTGGCAGTTGTCATTCCTGCACACAATGCCGCTGCGCATCTGGCGGACGCGATCGAAAGCGTCCTCGCGCAGACACACCAGGCAGCCGAGGTGTGGGTGGTGGACGACGGTTCGACCGACGAAACGGCGGCGGTGGCCGGTCGCTTCCGCGACCGGGTCCGCATGATCCGCTTCGACCGCCCGCACGGCGCGGCAGCGGCGCGCAACGCCGGCGTCGAATGCTGCCTCTCGCCGTTGGTGGCGTTTCTGGACGCAGACGATGTTGCGATGCCCGACCGGCTCATGCGGCAGGCGGGTCAGCTCGGCAGCAATCCAGACGCCGCGATGACATTCTGTGCAATGGCGTACATCGATGAACGGGGTCGCACGATCGGTGATGTCGTCGAGGCAGACGTCTTCGGCAGCAGGGAATTCCTCGGGCGCCTGCTGGTGCGCAACCGCATTGGATCGACGTCTGCCGCGATGGTGCGTCGGCAGGCGTTTCTCGATCTCGGCGGCTTCGACGCGTCACTCTCGCACAACGAAGAGTATGCGCTCTGGTTGCGAATGGCCGCACATGCGTCGGTGTTGGCGACCAATGCGGTGCTCG
Proteins encoded:
- a CDS encoding SIS domain-containing protein; the protein is MGFYADYVDKINRALMSARVSVDGIEIDAEHGMRRWCDLTHALREAAGTIFFIGNGASASMASHMSADACKNGGLRCSCFNEISLLTAIANDVSYDQAFAVPLRRFGRAGDILVAISSSGNSPNIVRAIEAAKDIGLQVVTLTGMSADNQARAGGHLNFYVPAQEYGHVESSHQVILHSWLDQYLQEREEPRGKWG
- a CDS encoding HAD-IA family hydrolase — protein: MTRGRLSGVQAIVFDLDDTLYAQVDFKRSGFRAVASWLAGTSGVDEGAMYQALSEQLDRLGPSHPAIVDHALRRVPSPLPPVDEIVEKFRTHRPDIALYPGVRSMLVALRRDFPLGLLSDGLATVQRNKIAALGLATLVDHVLLSDEYGSAKPDPALFERLEQWFGVPGDRMLYVGDNPHKDFIGARMRGWCTVRVASGEHAAAQVPAAQQADFVIAGVGDLPALLATARGVLSQ
- a CDS encoding NTP transferase domain-containing protein — encoded protein: MTELRERAVAFVVARLSSSRLPQKQLRQIGGKSILDWIMDELGACRELDQVVVATVAEPDNVPLRDLAAARGWECFWYDGGVDDVVGRLVAAAHRYDAGICLLISADCPLVHGASVDRLVARFRRHRDADYLVLPPRAPGQVPLLEGVQVARLDAWQRADAMSDRPELREHQFPVIYRNPDRFRAVDATLDAALYGDRHRMSVDTWADLEFMQTLHQHLAADGRPFQLPEAVALLDRNPQLKAVNAHVHQRKLVEDVRRVLFVVDAGREYGFGHLMRCRELAGQLVERLGWPVAFALDDPDAAGLVEACGFSVFWGAAGRRVRSTGAGRPPHGLEAVVPAHDLVVVDISVRRTLDPGWRDAFAPTVPAVVVDREDAMAAEADLILYPGVSGRVNASRGGLPPIVEGLEHVVLRREVRRYRDLRRDRDIDLLAYLADPDRRREVAELAVRRGWRCVLPEGFDDRFPELLSRSRAFLSGYGHSFYEAVALGVHPVAWPLSTAHAADAAAFYRALGMAPRVVDSAGGLGDLLEPIVAGRVAALPALDDGTPRIVARLQALANEWG
- a CDS encoding ATP-grasp domain-containing protein — protein: MTPRLLIPSVGGKSDLVRLLGDAVRTRGGQLFGSDLNDAAPALAWLDRRLDLPGFDDPRFWAAVRAAVLEHRITGVVPVRDAELAGWAAQAEAGVLDLRVMTSPAQTLRTCIDKRLLYQAAEAAGIACPAWRVREPDGRLTGLRFPVILKPVFGSGSRDTCVVDRSGDLPVGADGSRTLRLVQEFKSGPEYSVDCFAERDGVLRACFVRERTLVAFGQSIAGTAVDDPELVALCHSMARALPFRGVVNFQFIRDADGAWLIDLNPRFPGGIAITEAAGFPLCEWTVQALAD
- a CDS encoding glycosyltransferase, producing the protein MEPVAVVIPAHNAAAHLADAIESVLAQTHQAAEVWVVDDGSTDETAAVAGRFRDRVRMIRFDRPHGAAAARNAGVECCLSPLVAFLDADDVAMPDRLMRQAGQLGSNPDAAMTFCAMAYIDERGRTIGDVVEADVFGSREFLGRLLVRNRIGSTSAAMVRRQAFLDLGGFDASLSHNEEYALWLRMAAHASVLATNAVLVKYRIHAGNISRDTITQRVNETSVLRRFDAEQIRRAIADAYPREPDHSVALARVFARRTEYPLAESLLDEIEHQGYADARIAFLQGVIACHRGDMVRAGERFRASLERDPDLAPALNNLAVIEARAGRGEDAKHLLQRAVACIRGYADAAFNLASVIEGRRVEELRFTLTLLRSVLKPQIAAEFGAAVVDTESED
- a CDS encoding Gfo/Idh/MocA family oxidoreductase, which gives rise to MNGRPLRTAIIGMGKMGCIRKVELDRHPGFEVVALCDLDPAVGQSHPALSFYDDWRRVFALDLDAVVVCTFNNVAPDVICMALDHGLHVFCEKPPGRSVADVQRIIRHQRNAAGPIVKFGFNHRFHYAIMEARSLIESGRYGRLLWARGVYGKAGGLAFENSWRSDRELAGGGILLDQGIHMLDLMLLFLGEFTEVKSMVENAFWKNIPFEDNAFALMRTADGRVAMVHSSATQWKHKFSLDLFLEDGYVCVNGILSSTRSYGEESITFARRQFEDEARAMGKPREETIYFDQDDSWRLEIEEFYDCITGRSEISGGGTTDALMVMQLIEQIYAAGGECRGTDRIPGLALGE
- a CDS encoding methyltransferase domain-containing protein, whose translation is MIRYQDMDPSVTQDSLHPHAVFHEELVLARHFTEHATQPGGLDPCPVSGQVRYEIFFEKWGRAYAFCPQTWSLALASLPSRADLQDYFHTSDLSRLRCTTAYQTQLTARRHQLWRHLADWVEGRVQRYLRKDAVDLIDWGSKASGWSEMLGRAGWVRRLSVVDPLPPVQERDDGGDADLVCLFDVIQRSAEPARLLGEVARRMRPGGLLLASCRSGTGFDVLTLGGASNSIFPFDHVCLPSPEGMRGLLQQSGLELLELTTPGMLDIQLVRAAEQELPRDRYFQRYLLEHGGPEMDERFQLFLQQNNLSSHLRVVARKPREAA
- a CDS encoding cytidyltransferase, encoding MKIIGMVPARIGSKRLAAKNLKRLQGRPLLAIAVQKCLDAGVFDEIWVNADDPAFERIAVDMGVRYHPRPAHLADDNATSEEYVQEFLEVHPCDLLVQVHSIAPAIGHSTVARFVEAFRSADADVMLSVVHEPLECLYEGRPVNFSMASKQNSQDLRVLERITWGLTGWRRSVYLDAAAQGRCATWYGRIATFPLTRFEGHVIKTEEDLQLAECMLQAPIAEHGGG
- a CDS encoding hydroxyacid dehydrogenase; the encoded protein is MKVIVGASTFADADPAPLELLQKHGIEVVRNPYGRRMDAEEITALLHDADGLLAGLEPLHAEVLGQAPILKALARIGIGMDNVDVAFAEARGIRVSNTPDGPTQAVAELALAALMSLLRNLTQANEALHRGEWDKRIGIGLQGLKVLLVGYGRIGARFGGMLHGLGAEVMACDPGVADRAFAPVRRVTFDQGLAEAQVISLHASGNEVILDQAAFDRIDHPVMLLNCARAGLIEERALLSALHNGKVTKAWLDVFWAEPYTGPLQEFPQVLMTPHVSSYTRQCRLDMEMQAVRNLLRDLRVGNA
- a CDS encoding SDR family oxidoreductase; its protein translation is MRGYSTTKRVLVTGGAGFLGSHLCERLIRDGCDVLCVDNLYTGTKRNIAHLLCHPRFEFMRHDVTFPLYVEVDEIYNLACPASPIHYQHDPVQTTKTSVHGAINMLGLAKRTKARILQASTSEVYGDPEVHPQCESYWGKVNPIGERACYDEGKRCAETLFFDYHRQHGLEIKVARIFNTYGPRMHPNDGRVVSNFIVQALQNAPITLYGAGSQTRSFCYVDDLIDGMIRLMESPPELVGPVNLGNPIEVSVKALAEMVIELSGSTSPMRHLSLPADDPRRRRPDISAARERLDWHPQTELAAGLEKTIAYFRQMLDELPGDTTAAFEELFRAAE
- a CDS encoding inositol monophosphatase, with protein sequence MPDFIDELRVAERAALAAGKWLGQLPLSERAVDSAEGRDIKLAADREAERIILQALSASGRPVLSEEQGTIGQVGTESPYWVVDPLDGTMNFKRGLGLECVSIALWRRSEPLLGVVYDFDRDELFSGLVGHGAWCNAQPIRVSGLDDRGQAVLATGFPVGRDYAADALAAFVGGIQSFKKVRMLGTAALSLAYLASGRLDAYWEDGIRLWDVAAGLALVEAAGGWSRHRAVANLAFQMDVKAAANAALFDREA